A single genomic interval of Parvularcula marina harbors:
- a CDS encoding alanine/glycine:cation symporter family protein, translating into MLATLNDLIWSKILLFTLVPIGLYFTLRSGFVQFRYFGRMFGVLAQGFSHRGSEATSFQALALSVAGRVGAGNIAGVAVAITLGGPGAIFWMWLVGLVGMATSFFECSLAQLFKTREPDGNFRGGPAYYIEKGLKPLLGAGSKGLAYLYSFLLLLTFGIAFIVVQSFAVSTSIEGAFGVPSMATGVVLAILIGIVILGGVSRIASVVEIIVPVMAIGYVGLVLFIIATNLSDVPAAFSTIFRHALGLEEAVAGGVGAAILQGIRRGLFSNEAGLGSAPNVAAIAYVAHPGQQGIVQALSVFIDTIILCTCTALIIIMSGVPLGDAATDGVILTQTALAEHVGDWAEIFVAVALFLFVVSSIMYNYYLGETAVDYFFQDNKAAFFAYRVIAIGFVLVGAMVNLGAAFGFADVTMGLLALVNLFALVLLSPIAFRLLRDFDAEFRAKRVPVLDPEAFADLDLDHAAWQLHEADEAWLEKRRQDRPV; encoded by the coding sequence ATGCTGGCCACACTGAATGATCTGATCTGGAGCAAAATTCTCCTCTTCACCCTTGTCCCCATCGGGCTTTATTTCACGCTTCGCTCCGGCTTCGTTCAGTTTCGCTATTTCGGCCGCATGTTTGGTGTCCTTGCGCAAGGGTTCAGCCACCGAGGCAGTGAGGCGACATCCTTTCAGGCGCTGGCACTGTCCGTGGCCGGACGGGTTGGTGCGGGCAATATTGCCGGTGTGGCGGTTGCGATCACGCTGGGCGGGCCGGGCGCGATCTTCTGGATGTGGCTTGTGGGATTGGTCGGCATGGCGACGAGTTTCTTTGAGTGCTCGCTTGCCCAGCTTTTCAAGACGCGAGAGCCGGACGGCAATTTCCGCGGCGGGCCTGCCTATTATATCGAAAAGGGGTTGAAGCCTCTTTTGGGTGCCGGATCAAAGGGGCTGGCCTATCTCTATTCTTTCCTCCTTCTGCTGACATTCGGGATCGCCTTTATTGTCGTGCAGAGCTTTGCTGTCTCGACCTCTATCGAGGGCGCCTTTGGTGTGCCGAGCATGGCGACGGGCGTTGTCCTTGCCATCCTCATCGGGATCGTCATCCTTGGCGGGGTTTCCCGCATCGCCAGTGTCGTTGAGATCATCGTGCCAGTCATGGCGATCGGATATGTCGGGCTCGTCCTTTTCATCATCGCGACCAATTTGTCCGATGTCCCGGCGGCATTCTCGACGATTTTCCGGCATGCTTTAGGACTGGAGGAAGCGGTTGCGGGCGGTGTCGGGGCGGCCATCCTGCAGGGGATCAGGCGAGGGCTCTTCTCGAATGAGGCGGGGTTGGGCTCTGCGCCCAATGTCGCGGCCATCGCCTATGTTGCCCATCCGGGCCAGCAGGGGATCGTGCAGGCGCTCTCTGTCTTCATCGATACGATCATTCTTTGTACGTGTACGGCGCTGATCATTATCATGTCAGGTGTGCCTCTAGGCGATGCGGCAACGGATGGGGTCATTCTGACCCAGACGGCGCTGGCGGAACATGTCGGCGACTGGGCCGAGATCTTCGTCGCGGTCGCGCTCTTCCTCTTCGTCGTCTCCTCGATCATGTATAATTATTATCTCGGCGAAACGGCGGTCGATTATTTCTTCCAGGACAACAAGGCGGCCTTTTTTGCCTATCGGGTCATCGCCATCGGCTTTGTGCTCGTCGGCGCGATGGTCAATCTGGGGGCGGCCTTCGGCTTTGCGGATGTCACGATGGGGCTTCTCGCGCTGGTGAACCTTTTCGCGCTGGTGCTTCTCTCGCCGATCGCCTTCCGGCTGCTCCGGGATTTCGATGCCGAGTTCAGGGCCAAGCGCGTGCCAGTGCTCGACCCGGAAGCATTCGCTGACCTCGATCTCGATCACGCGGCCTGGCAACTCCATGAGGCAGATGAGGCATGGCTTGAGAAACGGCGGCAGGATCGGCCCGTTTAA